CCGGCAGCAGGTCGCCGATCCCGCCGGCGTGGCTGCGCAGCAGCCGGAGCCCGTGCTCGGCGCGGTCGCTCGCGGACACGCTCTCGGTCCGGTTGGCGCCGACCCCGGTGTTGCGTCCGTAGACGAGTTGCCGGTCGACGATTTCCCGGGAGGCCCGCGCCGAGGCGGCCATCCGCTTGCGGCCGGTGTCGTCGAGCAGGACCGTTGCCCGTTCACACGCCACCCTGATGAGCTGGTCGGCGCTCAACGTGCGGCCGTCGAGCACCACGGGCGCGACCGTCCCGATCACCGACGTCATGTCGATCTCCTCCGGACACGGGTCATCGCGGACGGCAGCCGGACCGGCTCGTGTTTCCGGTCGGTTAACGCCCGCGACTGAACCTTGACATACGCGTATTCGCTACGAACTATGCATGAAGATATTCACTCACTTCAAGGGGTGAAGATAGTTGATCAGGTTTGAGTCGGTGACGAAGCGCTTCCCTGGCGGTGCCACGGCGGTGCACGAGTTGGACATGACCATGCCGGCGGGACAGCTCACCGTCCTCGTCGGCACGTCAGGATGTGGGAAGACCACCACACTCCGGATGATCAACCGGATGGTCGAGGCGACCTCCGGTGCGGTCACAGTGGACGGTCGCAACGTGCGCGACCTGCCGGAAGCCGCCTTGCGAAGGGGCATCGGCTATGTGATCCAGCAGTCCGGGTTGTTTCCCCATCGGACAGTCCGGGACAACATCGGCACGGTGCCGCGGCTGCTCGGCTGGTCGAAACGCAAGATCCGGGACCGCACCGACGAGCTGCTGGAGACGGTCGGGCTGGCGGAGCAGCTGGCCGACCGGTACCCGCACCAGCTCTCCGGTGGGCAGCAGCAGCGCGTCGGGGTGGCCCGCGCGCTGGCCGCCGATCCGCCGGTCCTGCTGATGGACGAACCGTTCGGCGCGGTCGATCCGGTGGTCCGCGGCCGCCTGCAGGAGGAGCTGCTCAGCCTGCAGCGCCGGCTGCAAAAGACGATCGTGTTCGTCACGCACGACATCGACGAGGCGGTGAAGCTGGGCGACCGGATCGCGATCTTCCGCGTCGGCGGCAAGCTCGCCCAGTACGCGGCGCCTGCCGAACTGCTCGCCCATCCGGCCGACGAGTTCGTCGCCGACTTCCTCGGCGAGCAGCGCGGGCTGAAACTGCTGTCCCTGCGCTCGCTCGACGGCGTGCCGATCCGGCCGGTCACCACCGTCCGCGCCGACACCCCGGTCGCCGAAGCGCGGTCGGCGACCGGTGACCAGCAGTGGCTGCTCGCCGTGACAGCAGATGGCCGGCCGGTCGGCTGGGTCGACCGGCACCGGCTTCCGGCGACCGGAGTGGTCGCTGACGGCGAGATCTTCCCGGCCGGCGGCCTGCGGCCCGACGCGTCTTTGCTGTCCGCATTGGACAACGCGATGTCCGCGCCGACCGGGCTCGCCGTCCGGCTCGACGAACACGGTGCGGTGGCAGGCGTTTCCGATCAGCGGGAGATCGGCGAGCTCGCCGCCGGCTTCCGGGCCGGGATCGTCGCCGAGGTCGCCGCGCACGAGGTGCCGTCCTCATGATGTGGTCGTGGATTCCCGCCCACACCGGTGCCTTGTGGACGCTGGTGCTCACCCACACCGAGATGACCGCGATCGCGGTGCTGCTCGGGCTGGTGATCGCGTTGCCGCTCGGGGTGCTCGCGCACCGGTTGCCCGTGCTGCGCGGCCCGATCACGGCGATCAGCGGTGTGCTGTTCACGGTGCCCTCGCTCGCGCTGTTCATCCTGCTGCTGCCGATCACCGGGCTGACCGAGACGACCGCCATCGCCGGACTGACCGTCTACACCCTGGTCGTGCTGGTACGCAACATCGTCGAGGGGCTGGCCGGGGTGTCCCCGCAGGTCCGCCAGGCGGCCAGGGCGATGGGCTACACCCGGCTGCACACCCTGTTCGCGGTGGAGCTGCCGCTCGCCCTGCCGGTGATCATGGCCGGCGTCCGGATGGCGACCGTGATGACGATCAGCCTGGTCAGCGTCGCCGGATTCATCGGCTACGGCGCGCTCGGCCAGTTGTTCATCGACGGCTTCCAGCGCGACTTTCCCACCCCGATCGTCGTCGGCGTGGTGCTGACGCTGCTGCTCGCGCTGGTCGCCGACGGGTTGCTGGTCGGTGCGCAGCGCGTGCTCACCCCGTGGACCAGGAAGTAGGGCCGCGTCATGTTCGGTATCTTCGGCTCGGTCTTCGGCTGGCTGACCAGCGGTGCGCACTGGGCGGGCACCGGCGGGGTGGCCAACCGGGTGCTGGAGCACCTGCAGTACTCCCTGTTGTCCACGCTCGCCGCGATGGTCGTCGCGCTGCCGATCGGCCTGCTCATCGGGCACACCGGCCGAGGTGCGTTCCTGGCCATCAACATCAGCGGCTTCGGCCGGGCGCTGCCCACCGTCGGGCTCGTCACCCTGGTGTTCCTGGTCAGCGGGCTGAGCCTGTGGCCGGTGTACGTCGCGCTGGTGGTGCTGGCCGTTCCCGTGATCATCACCAACACCTACGCCGGCATGGCCGCGGTCGACCGGGAGGTGCGTGACGCCGCGCGCGGCGTCGGGATGACCGGCCTCCAGGTGCTGTGGGAGATCGAGATCCCCCTGGCACTGCCCCTGATCATCGCCGGCATCCGGCTGGCCGCGGTGCAGGTGATCGCCACCGCGACCATCGCCGCGTACATCAGCTTCGGCGGTCTCGGCCGCTACCTGTTCGACGGGCTTGCCCAGCGCGACCTCACCCAGGTGCTCGCCGGCGCTGTGCTCGTCGCCGTCCTGGCCATCACGGTGGACCTCGCGTTCACCGGGCTGCAGCGGAGTCTCGTACCACGGGGCATTGCGCTGCGGCGACGTCAAAACAACGACGCCTAGCCGGCCGAGCTGTACCCGACCCACCTCAGTACCCGCGTTCGTCGAGGAGCTCCGTGAAGAACCGCATCGGCTTGATCGCCACCACCGCCATCACCACCGCCGTCACCACTGTCCTGCTCGCCGGTTGTTCCGGTGGCGTCGACTCGCTCAACCAGCCCGCCAGCGGGTCCGCTTCGAACAGCGGTGGCGGCGCCATCACCGTCGGCACGGCCAACTACACCGAAAACGTCGTGCTCGGCTACCTCTACGCCGGCGTGCTCAAGGCCAAGGGTGTCACCGTCACCGTCAAGCCCAACCTCGGTTCCCGTGAGGTGATCATCCCGGCGTTGCAGCACGGCGACATCGACCTGCTGCCGGAGTACCAGGGCAGCCTGCTCGCCTACCTGAAGCCGGACGCCAAGCAGAGCAGCGCCGCGGACGTGCAGCAGGCGCTGACCGCCGCGCTGCCCGCCGGGCTGAAGGTGCTTCCGTATGCGGCCGCCGAGGACGCCGACGTGTACGCGGTCACCAAGGCCACCGCCGACAAGTACAACCTGCACTCACTGGCCGACCTGGCCGCGCACAACGGCCAGCTCGTGTTCGGCGGACCGGCCGAGGACCAGACCCGGTACGCTGGAATCGTCGGCCTCGAGCAGGTGTATGGGGCGCGGTTCAAGGAATTCAAGGCCCTGGACGCGGACGGGCCGCTGACCAAGGGAGCGTTGGGCAAAGGTGACATCGACGTGGCGAACTTGTTCAGCACGGACGTGGACATCCAGCGCAAGGGCTGGGTCGTGCTCACCGACCCGAAGCACCTCATCGCCGCTCAGCACATCGTGCCGCTGATCAGCTCCGCCAAGCCGAATCCGGCGGTGGAAAGCGCGCTGGCCCAGCTCAACGACAAGCTGACCACCGACGCCCTCAGCCAACTGGATTCCAAAGTGGACAACGACAAGGCCGACCCGGACCAGGTCGCCGCCGACTGGCTGAAGCAGGAGGGGATTGTTTCGTGACCCAACCGGATCTCGGGTCGGCAGAGGACACCGGATGGATGAGAGCCAGGATGCACGACCTGTTCGGCGGGCATCGGCTGTCCCCGTCGCAACGGCGGATCGCGCAGTACCTGCTCGACCATCCGCGGGAGGCGGTGTTCCTCAGCAGCGTCGACATCGCGGAGAAGGTGGGCGTCAGCCAGCCGTCGGTGACGAGGTTCGCCACCGCGCTCGGCTTCGACGGCTTCCCGGAGTTCCGCAGCGCGCTGCGATCGGCCCTGCTGGCCCGCCCGGCGGACCAGCCGGCCGCCGGGGTGCGCAACGAGATCCAGCTGTTGATCGACGCCGAGATCCGGAATCTGGAAACTCTGCGGGACACGTTGGCGGACCTCGGTCCGCTGCACAAAGTATCGGCCGCGCTGGCGGCGTCGCGCCCGTTGCCCGTGATCGGGCTGCGGGTGTCGGCGCCGCTGGCACAGCTTTTCGGCTATTTCGCGGCGAAGGTACTGCCCGACGTCCGGGTGCTCGACGTTCCCGGTTCGACGCTCGAAGACGGACTGACCCGGGCAGCCGAGACCGGCGCCGAATGGGTACTCGTGTTCGCGCTGCCCCGCCATCCGGCGGAGACCAAGAAGGCGATGCTCTGGGCACGGCGGGTCGGCCTGAAGATCGCCCTGGTCACCGACCAGCGACTCAGCCCGCTGGCCGAGCATGCGGACGTCGTGCTGGCCGCGCCGGTCTGCTCGGACTTCGCGTTCGACTCGCACGCCGGGGCGACCGTGCTGTGCACGGCGCTGCTGCACACGGTGCTCGGCGCCACCCCGACCGACCAGCAGGCCAGCCTGGACCTGTTCGAGACCACCGCGGAGGAACGCCAGATCTTCCTGTCCAGATGACAGGGCCGAGGGCGGCAAAACTCGTTTTGGTCAGCTGCGCGCCGTGGGTTCCGCCAGGCCGGCGAGGCGGGCCTGCAGGCGCTCGTGGCGGAACTGGTACACGCCGCCGACCTGGCGGAGGACGCCGCGGCGGTGGGCGTCGGCGAGGAAACCCATCAAGTGCCACGGCAGGTGACCGCGAGCGGCGAGCCACAGGCGCATCATCGTGAACGCGCCCCACGCGCGGGCGAGGCAGACGGCGAGCCCGACCGCGAGCCCGAACAGGATCCCGGCGATGACGGCCTGCGTGGCGCTGGTGGCGCGCGGGAGCACCTGACCACCGACGACCGCGCCCGCCAGCCCGTAGGCGATGCCGCCCGCGGTCCCGAGCATGAAACGGCCGAGCAGCCCGGAGGCGAGGCCGGTGGCCAGTGCCAGCACCAGGTCGAAGTCGCCGCCCAGAATCGTGACGAACCGGGTCTCGTTGGTGAGCGCGAAGGCGATTCCCCAGAACGGGCCCATGCACATCACGAACGACAGGGTGTAGGCCAGGGCCGCGGTCCGGTCGCCGCGCAGCACGGTGGCCGGGCTGGTCACCGTGCCGGCGTCGATCGGGGTGTCCAGCCAGACGTGGGGTGCGATGGCCAGCCCGAACAGCACGGCGAGCAGGGCGATGACGGGCGGTGACAGCGACCAGCCCAGTGCGAGCAGGCTGCCGGCGACGGCGCCGGCGAGGAACCGCCAGAGGAAACGGCTCGTCGTCCGGTGGAAGCGGAGCTCGACCCGAAGTGGTCCCGGCCGCTCGCCGAGCGTGTGCGCCAACCAGCCCGCGAGACCGAACGACAGGCCGTAGACAAGGCCGGCGATCGGGCCGGCGGCGACCCAGCCGGTCGCCGCGAACAGCAGGGCGGGTGGCAGGCCGAGGTAGAGCCCGGCGACATGGCGAGGCATCATCCGGTCGAGACGCCACCAGGCGAGGTCCCGGGTCCGCTGGTCCTGCAACCGCCGTGCGAGGAATCCGAGCCACCGCTCGGCCTGCCGCGGGTCGTAGGTCCGCGGCGTGACCGGCCGGCCGTCCGGAGCGGGTGGTGTGGGGCGATGGGCGTAGCCGGCGGGAAGGTAGGCGTCCAGAAGATGGTCTTCGATCAGCTCCGGACCGCCGAACCGGTCGGTGTCGCACAGTTCGCCGGGATCCGTTTTCGGATCCGCGTAGGCGGCTCTGGCCAGGTCGACCATCAGCGGGGTGCGCAGCGCCTGAGCGAGCGGGCTGTCCGGCTGCCGGCGCAGCCGTTGCTCGACGGGCCGCCACCGGGTCTCGCCGGCTCTCGTCCGCGCGGTCAGGAACTCGATGGCGGCCTCGGCCCCGACCGGCTCGATCTCCACCACGGCGGCTCTGGCGAGGAGGGAACCGCTCTGTGTCACGGCTTTCTCGTACTCCGTGGCGCGGCAGGTCACCACCAGCGGACTACCGTCGGCGACGGCGCGGTCGAGTGCGTCGATCGCCGCGGCGTGCAGCGCGGGCGGGATCTCGTCCAGGCCGTCCAGCACCGGGACGATCCTGCGGTCGGACACCAGCCGGGTCGCCGCGTCGGCGCCGTACACGGCCTTGTTGCCGAGGCCGGGATAGTCCTCCACCAGTTTGGCGGCCAGCCAGTGCCGCAGGTGCTCCCGGTGCGGATTCCAGGACGCCAACGGCAGCAGCACCGGGACCGGTTCCCCCTCGCGCCGGTCGGCGAGCAGGCCGAGGGTGAACAGCATCGCCAGGACGGACTTGCCGGCGCCCGGGTCACCGAGGACGACCAGCTGCCGGGAGCGCACCTGCCGGAACTTGGCGACGACGTCGCGGAGATCACCGCTGAACACGAGCCGTTCGCCCCGGCTCGCGACGTCGTGGCGGGAGAGCGCGGCCCCGGCGGTGACCGGCCGTCCGGTGCTCGACCAGGTGAGCGGGACGGGTTCGGGCCGGTTGAGCGACCGCAGCTCGACCTCAGCCGTCCACTGCCGGGCGACGGCCGCCGCGAGCTGCCGCGGTGCGCGGTCGGCCGGCACCGGTGGGCTGCCGGTGGCGGGCGACGACTTGCCGCGCGTCCCGGCGAGGATGCGTGCCTGCTGCGCCCGCAGTCCGGGCCCGGGTTCCACGCCGAGCTCGCCGGCCAACCTGGCGCGCAGGGCGCCGAACACCGCGAGCGCGTCGGCCGGCCGGCCGCAGCCGTCGAGCGCCGCCATCAACTGGCCGTGCATGCGCTCGCGCAGCGGGTGGAACGCGACCAGCTCGCCCAGCTCTTCGACGACAGCCTGATGGTCACCCAGCTGGAGCTGCCACTCGGCACACGTCTCGATGGCGTTGTACCGCTGCTCGTTCAGCTTGGTGATGGGCCCGGCCAGCGCGATCGCGTCCAACCCGTCGAGGGCGGGGCCACGCCACAGCCGCAACGCGTCGCGGGCGGTGGCGACCGCCCGCCGCCGGCTGCCCTCGGCCGCGAACTGGTGCGCCACAACCATGCCACGCTGGAACCGGATGGCGTCGAGCTCGTCGTCGCCGATCGACAGCTGGTAACCGGGTCCATCCGTGATGATGACGTCGCGTTCGCGGCCCAGCCGCTCACGAAGCACCGACACGCAGTTCTGGATCTGCTTCGTGGCTGTCACGGGTGGTTCGTCGTGCCAGACCGCATCGACCAATCGGGCGACGGGCACGACGGAGTTGGCGGCGAGCAGGAGCGCGGCCAGTACCCGTTGATGCCGGGGGCTCGGCACCATGACCCTGCCTGCGTCGGTCCAGACCTCCAGCGTTCCGAGCACGCGGAAATCCATTGGGCAGCCTCATCCCCCACTGTGTCCTGGGCACACCGAATGCTAGCTCACCAGCGGGTATGCCCAGCAGATCCGCCCGGAGGACGCGGGGAGGACAAGCCGGGGACGCTCTCGGACATCGTGGTGCCTGCCGCGCGGCTGGGGGTTCGTCGGTGGGCACGGGCTCCGGCCGGTGTCCACCGACGGCAACCGCGGGACCTACCAGGCGTGGATCGCCACCCTGGGAACGGCGCCCACCGCGATGCGGCAGGTGAGCACGAGGCTCTGCCTTGCCGGGAGCGCGTTGTCGTTCTTGTCGCTGTGGTTCCTGCTGTTCCTGGTCCCGTTCGCCCGGCGACGCCGGCACGACAACGTGACGCGTCAACGCGGGCGACGAACGCCGCGTTCTCGAACTCCCGCTGTGCGGCCACCACATGTCATGGCACGGCGTTTCCGTCTGGTTCTGCGGCCAGCCACCCGAAGTGGCGCGCGGTGTTCACCAGGATGTCCATCAGCTGTGGTGCGATACCGAACCGTTCGCGGTTGATCGTCAGGCTCTCTGCGAGATCACCGTGCGGGGTGCGTTCGGTGGCCGCCTTCCAGTCCGCCAGCATCTCGAGCAGGTCGACCAGGGTCATGCCGTTGATCCCGTCGGCGAAGTGCTCCGGGTGATGACGGTTGTGCGCGTAATGGTGTCGCAGCCCCTCGCCCATCGCGTCGACCAGGGTCCGATACTCCACGCTGCCGTAGGTCGCGGCGCGCAGTTGCGGCACGACCTCGTCGTAGACGGCCTGCTCCGGCTCGCGGGTCTTGCTCAGGTCGTGTCGGACCGACCGGTCGAGCAGCTCCTTGATCAGCTCGCCCATCAGCTCGGCGACTCGCAGGCTGTGCCAGAGAGTGTCTGGCGTGGAGTCGTACGACATGCTCACGTACCTCCTGATGTGGGCCGGCCCGGCTCACCACTCACGGCCGTCCGGGGTGTCCGGCCGCCGATGGCCACGGCGACGGCCGCGCCTGCCAGGCAGACCGTGGACGTGATCAGGAAGATCGCGCGGTATTCGGTCAGCAGCGCCTCGCGGACCGCACCGAGGTAGCCGGCGAGGGCGTGGTCGTAGGCCGGCGCGGACGGGAACAGGATCCGGAGCGGCGGGTTCAGCGACGCGGTCAACGTGTGGAAGTAGTGCAGGCCGAAGGCGGACACGGCGGCGACGCCGACCAGCATGCCGGTCATCCGCGCGACCACGACCGCGGCCGACGCGACGCCGTGCTGGGCGCGCGGCACGGCGCGCAGCGCGACGGCCGACAGCGGGGCGATGACCAGGCCGAGCCCGAGTCCGGCCAGCGCCAGGTCGACGTCGAGGCGCGGCAGCCCCAGGACGGACCTGGCCGCGAGAACGTCGGCGGGCCAGTGGGACATCAGCAGGTAGCCGCCGGCCGCGATCAGCA
This window of the Amycolatopsis balhimycina FH 1894 genome carries:
- a CDS encoding ABC transporter permease; translation: MFGIFGSVFGWLTSGAHWAGTGGVANRVLEHLQYSLLSTLAAMVVALPIGLLIGHTGRGAFLAINISGFGRALPTVGLVTLVFLVSGLSLWPVYVALVVLAVPVIITNTYAGMAAVDREVRDAARGVGMTGLQVLWEIEIPLALPLIIAGIRLAAVQVIATATIAAYISFGGLGRYLFDGLAQRDLTQVLAGAVLVAVLAITVDLAFTGLQRSLVPRGIALRRRQNNDA
- a CDS encoding AfsR/SARP family transcriptional regulator, which encodes MLGTLEVWTDAGRVMVPSPRHQRVLAALLLAANSVVPVARLVDAVWHDEPPVTATKQIQNCVSVLRERLGRERDVIITDGPGYQLSIGDDELDAIRFQRGMVVAHQFAAEGSRRRAVATARDALRLWRGPALDGLDAIALAGPITKLNEQRYNAIETCAEWQLQLGDHQAVVEELGELVAFHPLRERMHGQLMAALDGCGRPADALAVFGALRARLAGELGVEPGPGLRAQQARILAGTRGKSSPATGSPPVPADRAPRQLAAAVARQWTAEVELRSLNRPEPVPLTWSSTGRPVTAGAALSRHDVASRGERLVFSGDLRDVVAKFRQVRSRQLVVLGDPGAGKSVLAMLFTLGLLADRREGEPVPVLLPLASWNPHREHLRHWLAAKLVEDYPGLGNKAVYGADAATRLVSDRRIVPVLDGLDEIPPALHAAAIDALDRAVADGSPLVVTCRATEYEKAVTQSGSLLARAAVVEIEPVGAEAAIEFLTARTRAGETRWRPVEQRLRRQPDSPLAQALRTPLMVDLARAAYADPKTDPGELCDTDRFGGPELIEDHLLDAYLPAGYAHRPTPPAPDGRPVTPRTYDPRQAERWLGFLARRLQDQRTRDLAWWRLDRMMPRHVAGLYLGLPPALLFAATGWVAAGPIAGLVYGLSFGLAGWLAHTLGERPGPLRVELRFHRTTSRFLWRFLAGAVAGSLLALGWSLSPPVIALLAVLFGLAIAPHVWLDTPIDAGTVTSPATVLRGDRTAALAYTLSFVMCMGPFWGIAFALTNETRFVTILGGDFDLVLALATGLASGLLGRFMLGTAGGIAYGLAGAVVGGQVLPRATSATQAVIAGILFGLAVGLAVCLARAWGAFTMMRLWLAARGHLPWHLMGFLADAHRRGVLRQVGGVYQFRHERLQARLAGLAEPTARS
- a CDS encoding DUF5662 family protein, whose amino-acid sequence is MSYDSTPDTLWHSLRVAELMGELIKELLDRSVRHDLSKTREPEQAVYDEVVPQLRAATYGSVEYRTLVDAMGEGLRHHYAHNRHHPEHFADGINGMTLVDLLEMLADWKAATERTPHGDLAESLTINRERFGIAPQLMDILVNTARHFGWLAAEPDGNAVP
- a CDS encoding MurR/RpiR family transcriptional regulator, which gives rise to MRARMHDLFGGHRLSPSQRRIAQYLLDHPREAVFLSSVDIAEKVGVSQPSVTRFATALGFDGFPEFRSALRSALLARPADQPAAGVRNEIQLLIDAEIRNLETLRDTLADLGPLHKVSAALAASRPLPVIGLRVSAPLAQLFGYFAAKVLPDVRVLDVPGSTLEDGLTRAAETGAEWVLVFALPRHPAETKKAMLWARRVGLKIALVTDQRLSPLAEHADVVLAAPVCSDFAFDSHAGATVLCTALLHTVLGATPTDQQASLDLFETTAEERQIFLSR
- a CDS encoding ABC transporter permease; protein product: MMWSWIPAHTGALWTLVLTHTEMTAIAVLLGLVIALPLGVLAHRLPVLRGPITAISGVLFTVPSLALFILLLPITGLTETTAIAGLTVYTLVVLVRNIVEGLAGVSPQVRQAARAMGYTRLHTLFAVELPLALPVIMAGVRMATVMTISLVSVAGFIGYGALGQLFIDGFQRDFPTPIVVGVVLTLLLALVADGLLVGAQRVLTPWTRK
- a CDS encoding ABC transporter substrate-binding protein; protein product: MKNRIGLIATTAITTAVTTVLLAGCSGGVDSLNQPASGSASNSGGGAITVGTANYTENVVLGYLYAGVLKAKGVTVTVKPNLGSREVIIPALQHGDIDLLPEYQGSLLAYLKPDAKQSSAADVQQALTAALPAGLKVLPYAAAEDADVYAVTKATADKYNLHSLADLAAHNGQLVFGGPAEDQTRYAGIVGLEQVYGARFKEFKALDADGPLTKGALGKGDIDVANLFSTDVDIQRKGWVVLTDPKHLIAAQHIVPLISSAKPNPAVESALAQLNDKLTTDALSQLDSKVDNDKADPDQVAADWLKQEGIVS
- a CDS encoding ABC transporter ATP-binding protein is translated as MIRFESVTKRFPGGATAVHELDMTMPAGQLTVLVGTSGCGKTTTLRMINRMVEATSGAVTVDGRNVRDLPEAALRRGIGYVIQQSGLFPHRTVRDNIGTVPRLLGWSKRKIRDRTDELLETVGLAEQLADRYPHQLSGGQQQRVGVARALAADPPVLLMDEPFGAVDPVVRGRLQEELLSLQRRLQKTIVFVTHDIDEAVKLGDRIAIFRVGGKLAQYAAPAELLAHPADEFVADFLGEQRGLKLLSLRSLDGVPIRPVTTVRADTPVAEARSATGDQQWLLAVTADGRPVGWVDRHRLPATGVVADGEIFPAGGLRPDASLLSALDNAMSAPTGLAVRLDEHGAVAGVSDQREIGELAAGFRAGIVAEVAAHEVPSS